The Epinephelus lanceolatus isolate andai-2023 chromosome 14, ASM4190304v1, whole genome shotgun sequence genome has a window encoding:
- the klhl6 gene encoding kelch-like protein 6 has translation MSETLERTTDCPLPLLKDDDSGPDEERNSLTGSSELRWEDGGLPVELQRGMENLRMNRELTDVVLSIQGHDFPCHRAILAAASQYFRAMFCSGLKESHEERVEMKGVDSGTMQSLLEYTYTSRAHLTHSNVQRILEAASQFQFLRVVDACASFLSKSLHLESCVGILNLAESHALPALRTGAQDYIAAQFSQIVQQQDFLELPTESLEAVLQRDDLDVKCEESVFEALMCWVRAQQDERAPSLARLLSHVRLPLLEPAYFVEKVESDELIRHCSEAFPLLQEARIYHLSGREVVSERTKPRVRHFLSEVFLIIGGCTKDERFISTVTCLDPLRRSRLEVARLPITEMEDESQNRKWVEFACITFRNEVYISGGKETQHDVWKYNGALDKWIQIEPLATGRWRHKMAVHGGKVYALGGFDGAQRLDSVEAYDPFHNRWSQVTPLAVGVSSFAAASFDRWIYVIGGGPNGKLATDKVQCWEPGTDCWELRAPIPIETKCTNAVTFKNCIYIVGGAMHAMYCYSPLSDSWSLVTRLGERASCAIAACNNKLFITGGRDNKNQVISTVMCWDVGRGVLTEECVLPMGVSHHGSVTLMKSYTHIHRVTPASECQ, from the exons ATGAGCGAGACGCTGGAGAGGACTACAGACTGCCCCTTGCCACTTCTTAAAGATGATGACTCCGGCCCAGATGAGGAGAGAAACAGCCTGACGGGCTCAAGTGAGTTACGCTGGGAAGATGGGGGTCTACCTGTGGAGCTGCAGAGAGGGATGGAGAACTTACGAATGAACAGAGAGCTGACTGATGTGGTGCTGAGCATTCAGGGACATGACTTCCCTTGCCATAGAGCCATACTCGCTGCGGCCAGTCAGTACTTCAG GGCCATGTTTTGCAGTGGTTTGAAGGAGAGTCATGAGGAGCGTGTGGAAATGAAGGGAGTGGACAGTGGGACGATGCAGTCTCTCCTGGAGTATACCTACACCAGCCGAGCCCACCTCACACACTCTAACGTCCAGAGGATACTCGAGGCTGCCAGTCAATTTCAG TTCCTGCGTGTGGTGGATGCATGTGCCAGCTTCCTGAGCAAGTCTCTGCACCTCGAGAGCTGTGTCGGGATCCTGAATCTTGCTGAAAGCCATGCCTTGCCCGCCTTGAGGACCGGGGCTCAGGACTACATCGCCGCTCAGTTCTCCCAGATAGTCCAGCAGCAGGACTTCCTGGAGCTGCCGACAGAGTCTCTGGAGGCCGTACTGCAGAGGGACGACCTTGATGTGAAGTGCGAGGAGAGTGTTTTTGAGGCACTCATGTGCTGGGTGAGGGCCCAGCAGGATGAACGAGCGCCTTCACTGGCCAGGTTGCTCTCACACGTGCGACTGCCGTTGTTGGAGCCTGCATACTTTGTGGAAAAAGTGGAGTCAGATGAACTGATTCGCCATTGCAGTGAGGCCTTTCCTTTGCTGCAAGAGGCCCGCATCTATCACCTGTCCGGCAGAGAG GTGGTCTCTGAACGAACCAAACCCCGTGTGCGGCACTTCCTGTCAGAAGTGTTCCTGATCATCGGAGGCTGCACAAAAGACGAACGCTTCATTTCCACCGTCACGTGTTTGGACCCCCTGAGACGCAGCAGGCTGGAGGTTGCCAGGCTGCCAATCACAGAGATGGAGGATGAATCCCAAAACAGGAAATGGGTGGAGTTTGCATGCATCACCTTCCGCAATGAGGTGTACATATCTG GAggtaaagagacacaacatgatgtTTGGAAGTACAACGGCGCCCTGGACAAGTGGATCCAGATTGAGCCACTGGCAACTGGGCGCTGGAGACACAAGATGGCAGTCCACGGGGGGAAGGTGTATGCACTGGGTGGATTTGATGGAGCTCAGAGACTGGATAGCGTAGAGGCCTATGATCCCTTTCACAATCGGTGGTCACAG GTGACCCCACTTGCAGTAGGCGTGAGCTCCTTTGCTGCTGCAAGCTTTGACAGATGGATCTATGTGATCGGTGGCGGGCCCAATGGAAAGTTGGCAACTGATAAGGTTCAGTGCTGGGAACCCGGGACAGACTGCTGGGAGCTGCGAGCGCCCATTCCCATCGAAACCAAATGCACTAATGCAGTCACATTCAAGAACTGCATCTATATAGTCG GTGGTGCCATGCATGCCATGTACTGCTACTCACCTCTGTCAGACTCCTGGTCCCTTGTGACCCGTCTGGGGGAGAGGGCCAGCTGCGCCATCGCTGCCTGTAACAACAAACTCTTCATCACAGGGGGACGGGATAACAAGAACCAAGTCATCTCCACAGTGATGTGCTGGGACGTCGGCCGAGGGGTGTTGACAGAGGAGTGTGTTCTACCGATGGGGGTGTCGCACCATGGCAGTGTGACACTCATGAAgtcctacacacacatacacagggtGACACCTGCCTCAGAGTGCCAATGA